AGCCGATCAGGCCCGCAGGCGTGTGACCGAACGCTACCTGAATGAAGCACGCGAGGCATTTATCCAGGCTTATCAGGCAGCTACGTCTACACTGGCGCATGACTGGCAGGATGCCAAGGGCCAGGACGCCGCGCTGACATTGTTCAGCTTGGAGAAGGCCGCGTACGAAGTGGCTTACGAAGCGGAAAACCGCCCGACCTGGCTGCCGGTGCCCCTGCAAGGGCTGCACGGTTTGCTCAGCGGGCTAGCACCTCTATCTAACACTGCACGCGGTGGGGAGACGTCATGAATTACACGCATAAAGAACCGCTGCAGCCCACGTTGACTGCCATGCCGGCGTCCAAGGACGTCGAAGCGCTGGTGCGCGCCGAGCACCATGACCCGTTTTCGATCCTTGGGCCGCACGATGACGAGCAGGGCGGGCAGTTTATCCGCGCGTTCCTGCCGGAAGCCCTGAGTGTCCAGGTATTGGCGCAGGACAGTGGCGAGCCCATCGGCAGCCTGGGTGCGACCCAGGTGCCAGGCTTGTTTGTCGGGCACTTCACCACACGCCAGCCCTATCTGTTGAAGGTCCAGTGGGCGGGCGGTGAGCAGATTACCGAAGACCCCTACAGCTTCAGTCAGCTGTTGCTTGGTGAAATGGACCTGTACCTGTTTGCCGAAGGCAATCACCGCGACCTCAGCAGTTGCCTGGGCGCCCAGGTGACCAGCGTCGATGGCGTGCAGGGCGTGCGCTTTGCCGTGTGGGCGCCAAATGCGCGACGCGTGTCAGTGGTGGGCGACTTCAATATCTGGGACGGCCGTCGCCACCCAATGCGCCTGCGCCATCCTTCGGGTGTATGGGAAATTTTCATCCCGCGCCTGCAACCGGGGGCTGCCTACAAGTACGAGATACTCGGCGCCAATGGGATCCTGCCGCTCAAGGCCGATCCGATGGCCCTGGCCACCCAGTTGCCGCCGGACACTGCTTCGAAAGTCGCGCCGCCGTTGCAGGTGGACTGGCAAGACCACGACTGGATGCAGTCGCGGACCGACAAGCATAAATCCAGCGCACCGCTGTCGATCTATGAATTGCACGTAGGGTCGTGGCAATGCGAGCTGGACGAGGCTGGTGAAGTCGCCCGTCAATATGGCTGGCGTGAGCTGGCTGAGCGGCTGATCCCGTATGTGCAGCAATTGGGCTTCACCCACATTGAACTGATGCCGATCATGGAACATCCGTTTGGCGGTTCCTGGGGTTATCAGGCCTTGTCGCAGTTCGCCCCGAGTGCGCGTTTTGGCTCGCCGGAAGATTTCGCTTATTTCGTCAACGCCCTGCACCAGGCCGATATCGGCGTGATTCTTGACTGGGTGCCGGCGCATTTCCCCACCGATACCCACGGTCTTGCGCAGTTCGACGGCACCGCGCTTTACGAGTACGCCAACCCGCTGGAAGGCTTCCACCAGGACTGGGACACGCTGATCTATAACCTGGGGCGCACCGAAGTGCACGGCTTTATGCTGGCCTCGGCGCTGCACTGGCTCAAGCATTTCCACATCGACGGGCTGCGCGTGGACGCAGTGGCGTCGATGCTGTACCGCGACTATTCGCGCAAGGCCGGTGAATGGGTGCCTAACCGTCACGGCGGCCGCGAGAACCTGGAAGCCATCGACTTCCTGCGCCACTTGAACGACGTGGTGGCCCTGGAAGCGCCCGGCGCGCTAGTGATCGCCGAAGAATCCACGGCCTGGCCCGGCGTTAGCCAGCCGACCCAACAGGGCGGCCTGGGTTTCAACTACAAATGGAACATGGGCTGGATGCACGATTCGCTGCACTACATCCAGCAAGACCCGGTGTACCGCGCCCATCACCACAACGAGCTGAGCTTCGGCCTGGTGTATGCGTGGTCCGAGCGCTTTATCCTGCCGATCTCCCACGATGAAGTGGTGCACGGCAAGCATTCGCTGATCGACAAGATGCCCGGCGACCGCTGGCAGAAGTTCGCCAACCTGCGCGCCTACCTGGCGTTCATGTGGATGCACCCCGGCAAGAAGCTGCTGTTCATGGGCTGCGAGTTCGGCCAGTGGCGCGAATGGAACCACGACCAGCAACTGGACTGGTACCTGTTGCAGTACGCGGAACACAAAGGCGTGCAAAAGCTGGTGGGGGACTTGAACCGTCTCTACCGCCAAGAGCCTGCCTTGCACGAGCAGGACGATGCGCCCCAAGGCTTCCAATGGTTGATCGGCGATGATGCGATCAACAGCGTCTACGCCTGGTTGCGCTGGAGCAAGGACGGCGCGCCGGTGCTGGTCGTGGCCAACTTTACCCCCGTGCCCCGCGAAGCCTACGCTGTGGGCGTGCCGTTTGCCGGGCGCTGGAGCGAGGTGATCAATACCGATGCGGATACCTATGCCGGTTCCAATTTCGGTAACGGCGGCGCGGTGTTCACCCAGGACGAGCCGCGTCATGGCCAGCCGGTGTCGCTGTCACTGAATTTGCCGCCATTGGGCGTGCTGATTCTGCGGCCCGAAACGAGTTAAGGGCTCTGGGGTGCGGTATTCAGTTGTCCGCGGTGCTGGCAGGGTGCCACAATGGCACCTTTGTCGCGGCAGTCGGATCAGGCGGATTTCATGAATGGCCTTGGGCGTGGGCAGGAGCAGGATTGCGTTATAGAAGAGCAGGTGCGGACAGACCGTCTACACCAGCTGTTCCGGCAGTCGTTTGCCGCTATCTTCGGCAGTTACATGGCGGCTGCCATGCTGTGCTGGTTGTGCTGGGACCGCTTTGACCACAACGTCATGCGGGTGTGGCTGGTGCTGCTGGCGGTGTCTTCGCTATTGCGGGTCAAGATGTTCATGGACTGGTTTCGCTGCCCCATCAGCGAGCGCACGCCAGACCGTTGGGAGCGCCGCTACTGGTTCACGCTGACGCTCTCCGCGGCGGTCTGGGGCGCCGGTGCCTGGGCGGTGATGCCGCCGGATGACCGTCTGTCCCAGGTGCTGGTGATGCTGTTCACCGTCGGCATGTCGGTCAGCGCGGTCTCATGCTATTCGGCCTATCGCTACATGACGCTGGTGTCCATTGCCCTGGTGTTGCTGCCGTGCACGTTGTGGTTGTTGTTTCAGCCGTCGCCGATGCAGGTGGGCGTGGCCATCGCCGTACTGGTGTTCTCCACCTTTGTGGTCAGCGCCACGCGCAAATTGTCCGATGCACTGGAAAAAGCCTTTCGCCTGACCCGGCAAATGGAACGTGCCCATAACATTTCCAACCGCGCCGCACAGACCGACGAACTGACCGGCCTGATGAACCGCCGCGCATTTTTCGAACACGCCCAGTTGCTGTACGCGCAGTGCCGGCATCACCAGCAGCCGCTGTGTGCGTTGATGATGGACATGGATCACTTCAAGCAAATCAACGACACCTATGGCCATCAGGCGGGCGACCAGGTATTGCGCCAGATTGGCGGGGTGATCAGCGCGTCGTTCCGCCAGGCCGATGTATACGGCCGCTTGGGGGGCGAGGAGTTTGCGGTGTTGCTGCCCAATACTTCGGTGGAAACGGCGCGGCATATCGCCGAGCAGTTGATCAAGGCCATCTCTGGTTTGGCAGCCGAGCCGGTCAAGGGGCTTTCCGCCAGCCTCGGGGTGGCCTCCACCCATGCCCAGGACGAGGACTTGCACGGTTTGATGAACACTGCCGACAAAGCGCTGTACCTGGCCAAGGCGCGTGGGCGCAATCAAGTGGTGGTGGCGGAGTAGGGCGTGGCTCAGTGCCTGAGCATCGCCTTCAGCAGCACGCGTGAGACCTGGTCCGCGGAGTAGGGCTTGGCCAGGAACTCGAAGCCTTCGTAGCCGTCGTCTGCGAGTTCGTCGCTGTATCCCGAGGTCAGCACCACCGGCAGGTCAGCCCGCCGTTGGCGCAGCACTTTGGCCATGACCACGCCCGTGATGCCGGGCATGATCACGTCAGAAAACACCACGTCGAACCCCATTGCATCCTCGCCCGCGACGCTCAGCGCCTGTTCGGCATCCGTCACCCAGGTGGTCTGGTAGCCCAGGTCTTGAAGAATCTGGTTGGCGAAACGCCCCACTTCCAGATTGTCTTCCACGATCAGCACATGACACTGGGTCGTGTCATGGTCCGCAATCCGGGCTTCCTGGGGGGGCTGTGACGGCATGTCCTGGGCTTCGACCTGTGGCAGGTACAGGGTGAACACGCTCCCTTGGCCAGGCGCGCTGACCACATCGACATTGCCCCCTGACTGCTTGGCAAACCCGAACACTTGCGACAGGCCCAGGCCCGTGCCTTTGCCGACCGCCTTAGTGGTGAAAAACGGCTCGAAAATCCGCTCGACCGCATCCGCCGCAATCCCGGGGCCAGTATCGGCGAGTGAGATCGCGATATAGGGCTGGTGGGAACCGGCATCCCCACGGATACGCGGCAAGGCCTGCAGGCCGGTGACCCGAAGCGTCAGCGTGCCCTGGCCGTCCATCGCATCCCTGGCGTTGAGGGCGATGTTGATCGTTGCGGTTTCAAACTGGCTGGGGTCGATGCGCGCGAAGCACGCTTGCGAGGGCAGTTCGACCTGCACATGTATGCGCGCGCCTGTAACGCTTTCGAGCATCTCGCCAATATTCTGCACGCGCAGCCCTACATCGAAGACCTCCGGGCTCAACGGCTGGCGGCGGGCGAAGGCGAGCAACTGGCTGGTCAGCTTGCTGGCCCGCTCCACGGTATCGGAGACCGCGCGCATATAGCGCTCACGGCGTTCTTCCGACAGGCCCGGTTGGCGCAGGAAATCCACCGACGAGCGAATGATCGTCAGCAGGTTGTTGAAGTCATGGGCCACGCCGCCGGTCAATTGGCCGATGGCTTCAAGCTTCTGCGACTGATGCAGCGCCGCCTCGGCCTGGGCCAGCGCTAGGGTGCGTTCTTCGACCCGCTGCTCCAGGCTGGCGTTCAACTCGGCGTAGGCGGCCAGACCTTCACGCACATCGGCGTCGGCGCGCACCCGTTCGATATGGGCCCAGGAACGCTCGGTGACTTCCCGCAGCAACGCCAGGTCATAGGGCGACCACGGTCGCGCAGATTTATCGTGCACGGCCATCAGGGCAGTCAGGCGGCCATTCTTGATCAACGGCATGCAAATCGTGGAGGTCACGCCAAGCGCTTGGAAGCTTGCAGATTCCTCGGGCGCAAGCTCGCGCAGGTTATCGTGAATCACCAAGGGCTCGCCGGCGCGCAGGCAGTTGACAGCCATTGCGCCGAACGCCGCCAGGCTGTAGCGGCCGATGATGCTGGGCGAGCCGGGCGCAGTCCAATTGTCGCGAATGGTGAAGCCGTCTTCATCGGCATCCATGTCGGCGTAGGCGCAGTTGCTCACCTGCAGGTGCTCGGCCAGTAGCCGGGTGGTGCTGGTCATGATGGCTTCGGCATCGGCGGCATTGGTCACGGCGAGTCCAATGGCATCCAGCACGGCCAGGCGGCGGGCGAGGAATACTGTGGCAGTGGTTTCGGACACGGTGTCGAGGATGCCGACCACCTTGCCGTCGGGATCACGGATCGGGCTGTAGCAGAAAGTGAAGTACGCCTGCTCGCGTGAATGGCCGCGTTCGATCACCAAGGGGAAGTTTTCGATATACGTCGCGTGGCCTTGGAAGGCCGCGTCAGAGATGGGGCTGATGTCTTCCCACACCTCACTCCAGATTTCGTTGAAAGGCCGTCCCAACGCGTACGCCTTATTCCCCAGGATCGGAATAAACGCGTCGTTGTACAGCGTGATCAACTGCGGTCCCCAGACAATGGCCTGGGGGAAGCTCGAAGCGAAACACAGTGCGACGGTGGTTTTGAGCACATCCGGCCAGTGCTCCAGCGGACCGAGGGGCGTGCTGGCCCAATCATGCTCACGCACCCGTTCGGCCATATCGCTGCTGCTTTGCAGCCAATTCATCATTGGGAGAACACCTTGTTTGCCAGAGTCTGCAATGCACCTGGAATTTCTGGCGCAAAGCTACAGACCCGCTTGAGCGCTGCCGGTTCAGCGTAATTATCCGCTAGATGGCAATTTGATGCTCTATTCGTTTGGATAGGTTGATTCGGCGGGGTCGGGCGCATGCCCAACCCTCATTGCGTGCCGAACAAACCGGTCCAGTAAATGCCCGCGTCACTCTTTGGGTCCATGGCATAGGCCGCGCCCACTTCACGAAATTGCGGGTTCATCAGGTTGGCGCAATGGCCGGGGCTGGCGAGCCAGCCGTCGACCACCTTGCGCGGCGTGTCCAGGCCGGCAGCGATGTTTTCGCCGATGTTCTTCGCAATATAACCGGCCAGTTCAGCACGGTCGCCGGGGGTACGGCCGTCATGGTCCAGATGGTCGAAAAAGTTGCCGTTGGCCATGTTGCGTGTATGGCTGTTGGCGGCGCTGGCCAGGGTGTCGTTCCACGACAGCGCAGTGGTCGCGGTAAACGCCTGGGTGCCGCATTGGCGCGCTTGGGTGCGGGCGGCATTGATCAGGTCCAGCAGTTTCCGGCCTTCGGTCTGCCAATCGCCGAGGCCGCTGGAGAGCAGTGGGCGGGCCAGCACGATGCGCCAGTCCTGGCCACTGTTGCTCACCCCGATGTCAACGAATTGGGGGTCCAGCACCACTCGGCAGAAGCTTTCACGCACGGCCTTCATCGCGGCCTGGGCATCCTTGGGACCGGACAGGCTGATGGCCTGCACGTTCACCATCGGGTACGCCGCCCGAGCCAGTGCCTGCTGCAAATCACCGACATTGGTGGCCGGCAGCACCAGCCGTGTGTCGCTGGCCAGCGGTGGCAGTTCCTGGGAACCCTGGTCGCCGCAGCGTTGCACCTGGCTGCGGTACTCGTTGATCTGTTGCACTAGCTGACTTTCTTCATTCGCCATCGCGCTGGCGCAGAACACCGTACTGGCGGCCAGCGTCGTAAGACCCATCATCAATGACAGAACGCGCATGGACGTTACCCTTGAGCTTGAAAGTGCCCATGATGCGCGATGTAACCCGGTCTGGCGCAACGCCTTTTTTGTTTTTTTGGCTCAACGGAGGTTGTGATGGCCGTTCACGGCACGGTTGCGGCCCCATGCCATCATTCCGGCGAGGAGGATCAGGCCGCATGCCACGGCGAAGGTTGTGTGCAGGCCATCTGCCACGGATTGCGCGGTGGCGTAGGTCACATCGGGGGTTGCCCAGGCGAATACCGCACCCAGTGCCGAGGTGCCGAAAATCAGGCCGAGGTTGCGGGACAGGTTCAACAGTCCCGAAACCGTGCCGCGTCGTTGTGCATCGACATCGCGCATCACGGCCGTGTTGTTGGCGGCCTGGAACAGGCTGTAGCCCGTCGTCAGCACAATCAGCGCGCCCAGATAGACGACCAGCCCCGAGGCGAGCGACAGCAGCAGGGCGCCGCACAGCAAAACGCCCAGCCCGGCGTGTGTCACACGTTGGCTGCCAAGGCGGTCGGTGAGGCGGCCGGCCGGCACCCCTGTGAGCGCCGCAACACACGGCCCGACGGCCATGGCCAGGCCCATCCACTGCGCATTGAGCCCCAGGCCACGGGACAGATAAAACGGGCCGACCACAAAGGTGGCCATGATTACGGCGGCGATCAAGGCGCTCATGGCCAGGCCTGCGCGTAACGACGCGTCGGTCAGGGGTGACCAGAAGCTCAACCGCCCGGCGACCGGCGTATAGCGTTGATCCAGTGGCAGGTAGCGCCAGGCGAGAACCAGCGCCAGCACCCCCAGCGGCATGCCCACCAGAAACAATGCCTGCCAGCCCCACAGGCTCAGCAGCAAGCCGCCGACGCTGGGCCCCATGGCCGTGCCTACCGCCGATAGGGTGCCGAGCAACCCCATCGTGCGGCCCGTGCGTGCCGCGGGTACAGTGTCGCCGACCATGCCCAAGGCCATGGCCATCATGCTGGCCGCACCCAGTCCTTGCAGGACACGGGCGGCGATCAATCCATTGAGTGACGGTGCGAGGGCGCACAATCCGCAAGCCAGCGTGAACAACAGCAAGCCGCCAAGCAACAGGCGCCGACGTCCCAGGCGGTCTCCCAGGCGCCCCGCGCTGACGATCACCAGCGTGATCGCCAGCAGGTAGGCGAGCACCACCCACTGCACGGCATCAAAGGCTGCATCGAACGCCAGTGCGAGGCTGGGCAGGCCGACATTGGCGATGCTGGTGCCGAGGGACGCCAGCAGCATGGACAACGACAGGCTGACGAGGCCGCCGCGTGGGGAGGAGGGCATGGGCAATTTCCTTGAATGAATGCAGCTGTCCCAACTCTACGGCGTCGCCTAGTATGGCGGAAGACGCATGGATTGCAGGTGATACCTGCGTATAACGCCTGATAAGGAGTGCGGATGCCCGATCTCAATTTGTTGATCACCCTCGATGTGTTGCTCGCCGAAGGCAGCGTCGCAGGTGCAGCCCGACGCCTTGGCCTGAGCGCCTCAGCCATGAGTCGTGCCCTGGCGCGCCTGCGAGAAACCACCGGCGACCCGCTGCTGGTGCGCGCCGGACGCGGGCTGGTGCCCACGCCACGGGCAATGGCCTTGCGCGAACAGGTCAGTTGCCTGGTGCAGGACGCTCACGCGGTACTGCGCCCGGCACGGTCCCTGGACATGGCAGGGGTGGTGCGCACGTTCACCCTGCGCACCAGCGAGGAGTTCGTTGAACGCTTCGCCCCGGCCTTGCTGGTGCGCATCGCCCGAGAGGCCCCCGGCGTGCGCCTGCGGTTCGTGAACAAAACCGACAAGGACAGCACACTGCTGCGCGAAGGCAGGGTTGATCTGGAAACCGGCGTGGTTGACCCCGCCACCAGCCCCGAAATCCTGACCCAGGCGCTGTTCCGCGACCGTTTGGTTGGCGTGGTGCGCCGCGGGCACCCCCTGAGCAAGGGCGACATCGGCGCAGCGCGGTTTGCCCAAGGCCAGCACGTCTACGTCTCGCGGCGCGGGCAAGACCGTGGCCAGATCGATGAGGCGCTTGAAACCGTTGGCTTCACGCGGCAGATCACCAGTATCGTCGCCGGTTTCTCCACAGCCATGGCCCTGGCCCGCGACACTGACCTGATCGCCAGCGTTCCCGAGTGCTACACCGTCAACCGGCGCGACCTGTTCTGTTTTGCCCTGCCGCTGACGTTGCCGACCTTCACCGTGGCGATGCTCTGGCACCCTCGATTGGACGCGGATCTGGCCCACCGCTGGCTGCGTGGCTGTTTGCGTGAGGTGTGTGGGCAATAACTCGCGTGCAACAGGTACAATCCGCGCAGCCTTAATGCAAAACCCAGGAATGTGCATGTTCAGCCTTACCCGCTACACCACGCCGTGCCCCGAGCCCATCAATGGCCAGATCCTGCAGATGGTGGTGGACAACCTCACTGACATCAGCAGCGTGGCACTGGCGCCGAGCAACCTGCTCTACAACATCTACCAGTACGCGATCGGCTTTGAGGTGCACCTGTACCTTGAAGCACTCAATGGCGAGAAGGGGATTGCCGTTGAGCTGGTCGTCGCCACCGATGCACAGGATGCCGACAAGGTCATCGGCTTCTTGCTGTGCCTGCCGGTTAAGGACGATCCCGAGGCCTGCGGCATCGCCTTCATGGCCGTGCAAGCCGGCTTGCGCCGCCAGGGCGTGGCGCGGGCAATGATGGCGGACGTGCTGGCGCGCTACCCCCATGCCGAACTGGCGTGTGCGGTAGAGAAGGTGCCCGCGTTCGAGGCACTGGGCTTTCAAGTGCGCGGTGCACGCGGCACCCAGGTGCTGATGAACACCCGGGACTACGGCACCGATGGCTTGATGGGCGTGCTCGATGTGGCGGCGATCTACAGCTCCCTGGAGGTGCGGCAGATCCACACCTACCTGCTGCAAAAACACGGCAAGCGGGCGATGGTCGACGCGGAGAAGCAGCGTGATCGACATCTGGACCAACTGACGCGCAAAGCCCGGCTGTTCGTGCAGGCGCGGGGCTGAAACACAGCGCCAACCATCGACCCCTCGTAGGAGCTGTCGCGCTCTAGCGAGGCGGCGATGCCGGTGGTTCAGGCAATCAAAAGGTTGGCCTTGCCGCCCATGTGGAAGGGAGGTTGCCCCGATGGACATGGGTATCTACACAACGTCCAATGGATGCTGAACCCCTGCCAAACAAGCTGTTGTGGTGAGCGGGCTTGCCCCGCGCCGGGCTGCGCAGCAGCCCCAAAACCAGGGCGCTGAGTTCTAACAGAAAAATCCCGTTGCCTTTATGGGGGCCGCTGCGCAGCCCAGCGCGGGGCAAGCCCGCTCACCACAGAAAAAAACGCGCTCACCGCAGAGTTATGTGTACAAAAAAGCCCCCTTCCACCGTTGAGTGAATTTTGTCGCGCGTCAACGAGGCTGCGATGGCTGAGGCAGCAACACGGGCGCGCGGTTAACCATCGCCAATATCGTCGCCAGCAGTTCGTGCTGGGCTTCTTCGCGGCTGATTTCACCGTCGGCCGCTGCATGGGACAAGGCTTCCGCCGCGCCCAGCATGGCCCGCAGGCTGGCCTGGGACAGCGTGCCGGTGGGGGTGAACGGCACCAGTGCGGCGCGGCATTTGTCGAGGAAGATTGCCTCGTATTTGCGCTTCAGAGCGTCCAGTTCCGGTGAGCCGCTCAACGCGGCGGTCACGCCCGGAATTTCCCGGCCCTGCAATAACACGCAATCGACATAGGACGCGGCGATCACCCAGGCGCGGTCTGCCAGGGTCGCGCTGCTGGCTTCGATGGCGTCGGCAAATACCTGGTTCTGGCGTCCGTCGAAATCCTCGTACAACGCGGCCAACAAACCCGAACGAGTGACGAAATGGTCGTAGACCACCGGCTTGGTCACGCCCGCCAGTTCTGCCAGGCGGCCCAGGGTCAGGGCGTCGGTGCCTTCCTCGCGCACCAGTTGCCAGGCCATTTCCAACAATTGCCTCATACGATCTTCACGGGACAAACGGCGACGTGGGGCAGGGGATTCACTGCTTGACATGCTTATATACCAAAAGTAACTTACTATTCGTAACTTAAGCCCAGCCTAAACCGAAAAGGGAGTCCATGTCATGCACGCATTGATCGTTGTTGCTCATCACGACCCGCAATCCCTCACCCACGGCATCGCCACGCAAGTCGCCGCTGGCCTGCGCGCCTGCGGCCACACCTACGAAATCGCTGACCTCTGCGCTGAAGGGTTTGACCCACGCTACACCGCCGCCGACCATCTGGTGCACCGCACACGCGCCACGCCGCCCGCCGATGTGCTGGCCGAGCAGGCGCGCCTGGACCGCGCCGACGCCCTGGTGCTGGCGTTTCCTATCTACTGGTGGTCGCTGCCGGGCCTGCTCAAGGGCTGGGTCGACCGCGTGTTCGTCAACGGTTGGGCAATCGATTACGCCCCGGATACCCCGGTGGTGAAAAAACTGCGGCACCTGCAGGTGCACCTGCTGGCACTGGGCGGCGCGGACGACAGCGCGTTTGACCGCCACGGCTATGCCAAGGCAATGCGTACACAAATCGACTACGGCATCTTTGATTACTGTGGGGCGAAGGTAGTGACGTCCGAGCTGCTGTTGGATTCGGAAGGCGGCGCGGCCGAGGCGCATCTGAAAACCGCGAAAGCCGTGGGGCAGCGACTGTTCGAGGCCGAGACGGTCACCGGTTGAGTCAACCCTCGCGAAACAGGTCGTGGGCATCCAACAGGCGGTAGGCAATTTCCGGGCGTTTCTCCATCCCTCGGCGAATCGCTGCCGGGATCGATTGCCGGGTCTTGCGGCACAGCCCGGGCAGTTCGTCGATGACGATCTGGATCCCGCGCATGCTCTTGACCTCGGTGTGCCCCGGCGCAACCTGCACGCGAATGCCCAATTGCTGGTACATCAGCTGCTGCATGCGTTCCAGGTCCTGCAGGCTCTTGAGGTCTTCGAGGCGTTCCAGCAGGCGTTTTTCTTCCTGGCGCGTGAGGTTGAGGATACGCAGGTCGGCGCCAGGGGCTTCCAGCAATTGCTCGCGGTTGCAGTCACAGGCGCCGGGTGGGCAGGGTTGGCGAATGGTCATGTGCTTGCCCTCCCCAAACCGACGCGGCTGACTCAGTAGCTGAGCGCGACCCCAAGACTGCCCAGGGCCTTCCAGTACTCAGGATAGGTCTTGGCCACGCAGTCTGGGTCTTGAATGCGGATCCCCGAGACTTTCAGCCCGGCCAAGGCAAAGCACATGGCGATGCGGTGGTCGGCGTGGGTGTCGATCAGTGCATTGCACGAGCTGCCCGCCAGCCCTGGGTCAGCGGCCACCAACAGGTCGTCGCCTTCGATGGTGGCCAGGCCTGGACGGATTTCATTGAGGCCATCGTGCAGCGCCTGGACGCGATCACACTCCTTGACCCGCAGGTTGGCCAGTTCGGTGAAACGCACCGGGGTGTTATTGAACGCAGCCAGCACGGCAAGGGTCGGGATCGCGTCCTGCATCTGCGAGCCCACCACCGTGGCCTGCATGTTGGGGAACTGCGCGATCACGGCCTGGGCCTTGGCGTCGGGCTGGGTGAAGGCCTGCGCGGCGACGCCGATGTCGATACGGCCACCGGTCAGCACTTCGGCGGCCCACAGGTAGGTGGCGGCAGATGCGTCCGGTTCGATCAGGTAGTCATGGGCGCTGTAGCCGGTGGCGGCCACGCGCCAGGTGGTGTCGTTGACGGCGTCAACCTGTGCGCCGAACGCACGCATGCAATCGAGGGTCAGGTCCACGTAGCCACGGGCACCGATGTCCTTGCCGGTCAACGCCACTTCAATCGGGGCTTCACCGCACGCGGCCAGCATCAACAGGGCCGAGACGTATTGGCTGGACAAGCCGCCGTCAATCTCAAAGCGCTTGGCCTGGACCTTGCCCACGCCGTGCACCGTCACCGGTGGGCAACCGGTCGGGCTGTCGACCTGGATGCCGTTCTGGCCGAGGGTGGCGAGCAGCGGGCCGATCGGGCGCTTTTGCATATACTCGTCGCCATCGAGCACCACGGTGCCTTCGACGGTGGCGACGGCGGCGGTGAGAAAACGCATCGCCGTGCCGGCATTGCCGAGGAACAGCGGCTGCGCAGGCAATTGCAGCTTGCCGCTGCCTGTGACGACAAAGGTGGTGTCATCTGGCTCATCGATGGTCACGCCCATCTGGCGTAGGGCCACCGACATGTGGCGGGTGTCGTCGCTTTTCAGCGCACCGCTGAGGCGGCTGGTGCCCTTGGCCAGCGCGGCCAGCAGCAGCGCGCGGTTGGTAATGGACTTGGAGCCGGGCGGTGCGACCTTGCCGTTCAGGGGGAAGTTGGGCGGTGTAACGGTCACGGTTTTCTGCGAACTCAAGGTACAAGGCTCCTGATCAAGGCAAGGTGGTACGGAGTGGCCGACGGGCGGACCCGAATAATCGGCCAAAGGTGCGGTGCTTGTCGAGGTTTAGCGCTGGCTCAACCAGTAATCATGCAGGGCGCGCGCCGCCGGCTCGATCGCGCTGACGCGTTGCTGATGGGCCGGTATGTCCAGGTCGGCCGGCAACTCGAAGTTGTCCTGCTCG
The genomic region above belongs to Pseudomonas sp. S35 and contains:
- the glgB gene encoding 1,4-alpha-glucan branching protein GlgB; this translates as MNYTHKEPLQPTLTAMPASKDVEALVRAEHHDPFSILGPHDDEQGGQFIRAFLPEALSVQVLAQDSGEPIGSLGATQVPGLFVGHFTTRQPYLLKVQWAGGEQITEDPYSFSQLLLGEMDLYLFAEGNHRDLSSCLGAQVTSVDGVQGVRFAVWAPNARRVSVVGDFNIWDGRRHPMRLRHPSGVWEIFIPRLQPGAAYKYEILGANGILPLKADPMALATQLPPDTASKVAPPLQVDWQDHDWMQSRTDKHKSSAPLSIYELHVGSWQCELDEAGEVARQYGWRELAERLIPYVQQLGFTHIELMPIMEHPFGGSWGYQALSQFAPSARFGSPEDFAYFVNALHQADIGVILDWVPAHFPTDTHGLAQFDGTALYEYANPLEGFHQDWDTLIYNLGRTEVHGFMLASALHWLKHFHIDGLRVDAVASMLYRDYSRKAGEWVPNRHGGRENLEAIDFLRHLNDVVALEAPGALVIAEESTAWPGVSQPTQQGGLGFNYKWNMGWMHDSLHYIQQDPVYRAHHHNELSFGLVYAWSERFILPISHDEVVHGKHSLIDKMPGDRWQKFANLRAYLAFMWMHPGKKLLFMGCEFGQWREWNHDQQLDWYLLQYAEHKGVQKLVGDLNRLYRQEPALHEQDDAPQGFQWLIGDDAINSVYAWLRWSKDGAPVLVVANFTPVPREAYAVGVPFAGRWSEVINTDADTYAGSNFGNGGAVFTQDEPRHGQPVSLSLNLPPLGVLILRPETS
- a CDS encoding GGDEF domain-containing protein; the encoded protein is MAPLSRQSDQADFMNGLGRGQEQDCVIEEQVRTDRLHQLFRQSFAAIFGSYMAAAMLCWLCWDRFDHNVMRVWLVLLAVSSLLRVKMFMDWFRCPISERTPDRWERRYWFTLTLSAAVWGAGAWAVMPPDDRLSQVLVMLFTVGMSVSAVSCYSAYRYMTLVSIALVLLPCTLWLLFQPSPMQVGVAIAVLVFSTFVVSATRKLSDALEKAFRLTRQMERAHNISNRAAQTDELTGLMNRRAFFEHAQLLYAQCRHHQQPLCALMMDMDHFKQINDTYGHQAGDQVLRQIGGVISASFRQADVYGRLGGEEFAVLLPNTSVETARHIAEQLIKAISGLAAEPVKGLSASLGVASTHAQDEDLHGLMNTADKALYLAKARGRNQVVVAE
- a CDS encoding GAF domain-containing protein, translated to MMNWLQSSSDMAERVREHDWASTPLGPLEHWPDVLKTTVALCFASSFPQAIVWGPQLITLYNDAFIPILGNKAYALGRPFNEIWSEVWEDISPISDAAFQGHATYIENFPLVIERGHSREQAYFTFCYSPIRDPDGKVVGILDTVSETTATVFLARRLAVLDAIGLAVTNAADAEAIMTSTTRLLAEHLQVSNCAYADMDADEDGFTIRDNWTAPGSPSIIGRYSLAAFGAMAVNCLRAGEPLVIHDNLRELAPEESASFQALGVTSTICMPLIKNGRLTALMAVHDKSARPWSPYDLALLREVTERSWAHIERVRADADVREGLAAYAELNASLEQRVEERTLALAQAEAALHQSQKLEAIGQLTGGVAHDFNNLLTIIRSSVDFLRQPGLSEERRERYMRAVSDTVERASKLTSQLLAFARRQPLSPEVFDVGLRVQNIGEMLESVTGARIHVQVELPSQACFARIDPSQFETATINIALNARDAMDGQGTLTLRVTGLQALPRIRGDAGSHQPYIAISLADTGPGIAADAVERIFEPFFTTKAVGKGTGLGLSQVFGFAKQSGGNVDVVSAPGQGSVFTLYLPQVEAQDMPSQPPQEARIADHDTTQCHVLIVEDNLEVGRFANQILQDLGYQTTWVTDAEQALSVAGEDAMGFDVVFSDVIMPGITGVVMAKVLRQRRADLPVVLTSGYSDELADDGYEGFEFLAKPYSADQVSRVLLKAMLRH
- a CDS encoding CAP domain-containing protein; its protein translation is MRVLSLMMGLTTLAASTVFCASAMANEESQLVQQINEYRSQVQRCGDQGSQELPPLASDTRLVLPATNVGDLQQALARAAYPMVNVQAISLSGPKDAQAAMKAVRESFCRVVLDPQFVDIGVSNSGQDWRIVLARPLLSSGLGDWQTEGRKLLDLINAARTQARQCGTQAFTATTALSWNDTLASAANSHTRNMANGNFFDHLDHDGRTPGDRAELAGYIAKNIGENIAAGLDTPRKVVDGWLASPGHCANLMNPQFREVGAAYAMDPKSDAGIYWTGLFGTQ